Proteins encoded in a region of the Devosia sp. RR2S18 genome:
- a CDS encoding endonuclease domain-containing protein translates to MDDPVSFARRLRGEQTPAERRFWALLHPFRAGGWHWRRQAPIGPYVVDFVCKRALLVVEIDGDSHYGAEGIAHDARRTAYLARLGYRVQRFTNLDVLDNEDGVFNTVRGILGEPEP, encoded by the coding sequence ATGGACGATCCGGTTTCTTTTGCCCGCCGATTGCGCGGGGAGCAGACGCCGGCCGAGCGGCGGTTCTGGGCGCTGCTCCATCCGTTCCGCGCGGGCGGCTGGCACTGGCGGCGGCAGGCGCCTATCGGCCCTTATGTAGTGGATTTCGTCTGCAAGCGCGCCCTTCTGGTGGTCGAGATCGATGGCGACAGCCACTATGGGGCGGAAGGTATCGCGCATGACGCGCGCCGCACCGCCTATCTGGCACGCCTCGGCTATCGCGTTCAGCGCTTCACCAATCTTGATGTGCTGGACAATGAGGATGGTGTGTTCAACACGGTGCGCGGCATTCTGGGCGAGCCCGAACCCTGA